A region of Deinococcus rubellus DNA encodes the following proteins:
- a CDS encoding metallophosphoesterase translates to MPLTRRQFLDLTFKRAALGTAGFGILAGGAGLAQAYAPAQLNTHRAGLRGLTRPVRVLLLADLHYGPLIGLGQVRGWIDKALSARADVILLLGDFVDVDLSAQLPHAFLDELGRLSAPLGVWGVWGNHDYSSFGLLSEPNTWPRQRDALTAELAQRRIRILCNEGAMLRPDLFLGGVDDVWGGVPDVPAAVRGALTGAARMVMSHNPDVLADAPPLFDLMLSGHTHGGQVRLPLVGALVVPSRYGQRFAQGWIEGGAAQSPGSKPELAPRGFVSRGLGLTTIPLRNLCPSEIVMLDLHPAG, encoded by the coding sequence ATGCCGCTGACCCGCCGCCAATTTCTCGATCTCACCTTCAAGCGCGCCGCACTGGGCACAGCAGGATTCGGCATCCTGGCAGGCGGGGCAGGACTGGCCCAGGCATATGCGCCCGCACAACTCAACACCCACCGCGCCGGGTTACGTGGCCTGACCCGGCCCGTGCGGGTGCTGCTGCTGGCCGATCTGCACTACGGCCCACTGATCGGCCTCGGTCAGGTGCGCGGCTGGATCGACAAAGCGCTGAGCGCCCGCGCCGACGTGATCTTGCTGCTGGGCGACTTCGTGGACGTGGACCTGAGCGCTCAGCTGCCCCACGCCTTCCTGGACGAGCTGGGGCGCTTGAGTGCACCGCTGGGCGTCTGGGGGGTCTGGGGCAATCACGATTACAGTTCGTTTGGCCTGCTCTCTGAGCCGAACACCTGGCCCCGGCAGCGAGACGCTCTGACGGCAGAGCTGGCCCAGCGCCGCATCCGGATTTTGTGCAACGAGGGCGCGATGCTGCGGCCCGACTTGTTTCTGGGCGGTGTGGACGATGTGTGGGGCGGGGTTCCCGATGTGCCCGCCGCCGTGCGGGGCGCTCTGACCGGGGCAGCCAGAATGGTGATGAGCCACAACCCCGATGTTCTGGCCGACGCTCCGCCCCTGTTCGATTTGATGCTCAGCGGCCACACCCACGGCGGCCAGGTGCGCTTGCCGCTGGTGGGTGCCCTGGTAGTGCCAAGTCGGTATGGCCAGCGCTTTGCGCAGGGCTGGATCGAGGGCGGCGCGGCGCAAAGCCCCGGGTCTAAGCCTGAGTTGGCCCCACGCGGCTTCGTCAGCCGGGGCCTGGGCCTGACCACCATTCCTTTACGCAATCTCTGCCCCAGCGAAATCGTGATGCTCGACCTTCATCCGGCAGGCTGA
- a CDS encoding MaoC family dehydratase, with product MIRPPGKYFEELPVGAVVQHYVTRTITEADNVLFTTLTMNPQPLHLDAEYAAQTEFGERLVNSMLTLSLLVGLSVYELTLGTLVANLGFSEISFPKPVKHGDTIHAESEVVTRRESKSRPEAGIVTFEHRAFNQRGELVAQCRRSALMQKQPANKESS from the coding sequence GTGATCCGTCCGCCCGGCAAGTACTTTGAAGAACTGCCCGTCGGCGCGGTGGTTCAGCATTACGTCACCCGCACCATTACCGAGGCTGACAATGTGCTGTTCACCACCCTGACTATGAACCCCCAGCCGCTCCACCTGGACGCCGAGTACGCCGCCCAGACCGAGTTCGGGGAGCGCCTGGTCAACTCCATGCTGACACTGAGTTTGCTCGTCGGCCTGAGCGTCTACGAGCTGACACTGGGCACGCTGGTCGCCAATCTGGGCTTTTCCGAGATCAGTTTTCCCAAACCTGTCAAGCACGGCGACACCATTCACGCTGAGAGTGAAGTGGTAACTCGGCGGGAATCGAAGTCGCGCCCGGAGGCTGGAATCGTCACCTTCGAGCACCGCGCCTTCAATCAGCGCGGCGAACTGGTGGCGCAGTGTCGGCGTAGCGCCCTAATGCAAAAACAACCTGCAAATAAGGAATCCTCATGA
- a CDS encoding acyl-CoA carboxylase subunit beta: MTQTTSLWQDALTRFDADAAQVRLGGGPKAQQRQHDKNRLTARERISRLIDEGTPFDELMTFAGWEMYTDVGGCPSGGTVTGIGMVHGRPWMMIANDATVKAGAFFPITAKKVIRAQTIAFENHLPVMYLVDSAGVYLPMQDEIFPDQDDFGRVFYLNARMSAAGIPQLAAIMGNCVAGGAYLPVMCDTLIMTEGSGLYLAGPALVKAAIGQTVDSEDLGGAAMHAQIAGTVDYREPDDDAAIKRLRSLADLYAEVNVAGWARRRREALPPTQKDLTDLVAFDSGKPYDVRDLIAAISDVTDTGESSFQEFKAEYGETLVCGFARLGGYPVAYVANQRTVIKKKLKAGGEPGLRTRIEVGGVIYGDSADKAARFILDANQAGTPLIFLSDVTGFMVGRDSEQEGIIRRGAKLVNAVSNSVVPKLTLITGGSFGAGNYAMNGKAFGPRFIFAWPSAKYAVMSGNAAAKTLLDIQLAALKRSGHEPDDEELLRLYNEVKGKYDTELDPRYAASRLWVDEIIKPGDTRQRLIRALEVCAGQAKTEEFKVGVFQV, translated from the coding sequence ATGACCCAGACCACCAGCCTCTGGCAAGACGCCCTGACCCGCTTTGATGCTGACGCCGCCCAGGTTCGGCTCGGCGGCGGCCCCAAGGCCCAGCAGCGCCAGCACGACAAAAACCGCCTGACCGCCCGCGAGCGCATCAGCCGTCTCATCGATGAAGGCACCCCATTTGACGAGCTGATGACGTTTGCCGGGTGGGAAATGTACACCGACGTCGGTGGCTGCCCTAGCGGCGGCACGGTGACGGGTATAGGCATGGTGCATGGGCGGCCCTGGATGATGATCGCCAACGACGCCACCGTCAAGGCGGGCGCGTTCTTTCCGATCACCGCCAAGAAAGTCATTCGGGCGCAAACCATTGCCTTCGAAAATCATTTGCCGGTGATGTACCTCGTCGACTCGGCGGGTGTGTATCTGCCGATGCAGGATGAAATTTTCCCCGACCAGGACGACTTCGGGCGGGTCTTTTACCTGAATGCCCGGATGAGTGCCGCCGGAATTCCGCAGCTCGCCGCCATCATGGGCAACTGCGTGGCGGGCGGGGCGTATCTGCCGGTGATGTGCGACACGCTGATCATGACCGAGGGGAGCGGGTTGTACCTGGCTGGACCGGCGCTGGTGAAGGCCGCCATCGGGCAGACGGTGGACTCGGAAGACCTCGGCGGCGCGGCCATGCACGCCCAGATTGCCGGAACGGTGGATTACCGCGAACCCGACGACGACGCGGCCATCAAGCGCCTGCGCTCGCTGGCCGACCTCTACGCCGAGGTCAACGTGGCGGGCTGGGCCAGGCGGCGCAGGGAAGCCCTGCCCCCGACTCAGAAAGACCTGACCGATCTGGTGGCCTTCGACTCCGGCAAGCCCTACGACGTGCGCGACCTCATTGCGGCCATCAGCGACGTGACCGACACGGGTGAGAGTAGCTTTCAGGAGTTCAAAGCCGAGTACGGTGAGACACTGGTGTGCGGCTTCGCGCGGCTGGGTGGTTATCCGGTGGCGTATGTCGCCAACCAGCGCACCGTCATCAAGAAGAAGCTCAAGGCGGGCGGCGAACCGGGTCTGCGGACCCGCATTGAGGTCGGCGGCGTCATTTACGGCGACAGCGCCGACAAGGCCGCCCGCTTCATTCTGGACGCCAACCAGGCCGGAACGCCCCTCATTTTCTTATCCGACGTGACCGGCTTCATGGTGGGCCGCGACTCGGAGCAGGAAGGCATCATCCGGCGCGGGGCCAAGCTGGTCAACGCCGTGAGCAACTCGGTGGTGCCCAAACTCACCCTGATTACCGGCGGAAGTTTCGGGGCTGGTAACTATGCCATGAACGGCAAGGCCTTTGGCCCGCGCTTCATCTTTGCCTGGCCCAGCGCCAAATACGCCGTGATGAGCGGCAACGCGGCGGCCAAGACTTTGCTCGATATTCAGCTGGCCGCCCTCAAACGTAGCGGCCACGAACCCGACGATGAGGAGCTTTTGCGGCTCTACAACGAGGTCAAGGGCAAGTACGACACCGAACTCGACCCGCGCTACGCCGCTTCCCGATTGTGGGTCGACGAGATCATCAAGCCCGGCGACACCCGCCAGCGCCTGATTCGTGCCCTGGAAGTCTGCGCGGGGCAGGCCAAGACGGAGGAATTCAAGGTGGGGGTGTTTCAGGTGTGA
- a CDS encoding metallophosphoesterase has product MLAVRSLLSLVGGTLGFSYINAYRYRVLNQKFALNGLTRPLRVVQLSDLHYGNWIGRGSVRRWVASAMEQQADLIVITGDFLDSSVSYRPTGTLIRELSKLKAPLGVFGVFGNHDWTSLNTQPVRARFARQLGEAGIRVINNAGVQLRDDLYLCGIDDWWFGSQDLKCTLQDKTGGATLMLSHNPDFLPNVPEGVGLTLCGHTHGGQVRLPFLGPVKQASLYGTRFLEGWVETQPEPPSAAEPTIEPAESRLIRGFVTHGLGVTGLPIRFNCPAELVVFDLEPESAGDKAAKAQQTAPPAP; this is encoded by the coding sequence ATGCTCGCCGTTCGTTCGCTGCTTTCCCTGGTGGGGGGCACCCTCGGGTTTTCCTACATCAACGCCTACCGCTATCGGGTGCTGAATCAGAAGTTCGCGCTGAACGGCCTGACCCGGCCCCTGCGGGTGGTGCAACTCTCGGATTTGCACTACGGCAACTGGATCGGGCGCGGCTCGGTGCGGCGCTGGGTGGCCTCGGCGATGGAGCAGCAGGCCGATCTGATTGTCATCACCGGCGACTTCCTCGACAGCAGCGTCTCGTACCGGCCTACGGGCACGCTGATCCGTGAACTGTCGAAGCTGAAAGCCCCGCTGGGCGTCTTCGGCGTCTTCGGCAACCACGACTGGACCAGCCTCAACACCCAACCGGTGCGCGCCCGCTTTGCGCGGCAACTCGGCGAGGCGGGCATCCGGGTCATCAACAACGCGGGCGTGCAACTGCGCGACGACCTCTATCTGTGCGGCATCGACGACTGGTGGTTCGGCAGCCAGGACCTGAAATGCACCCTTCAGGATAAGACCGGCGGAGCCACCTTGATGCTCTCGCACAACCCCGACTTTCTGCCGAATGTACCGGAGGGCGTGGGCCTGACCCTCTGCGGCCACACCCACGGCGGCCAGGTGCGGCTACCGTTCCTGGGGCCGGTCAAGCAGGCCAGTTTGTATGGCACCCGCTTTCTGGAAGGCTGGGTGGAAACGCAGCCCGAACCCCCCAGCGCCGCCGAGCCGACCATCGAGCCTGCCGAGTCGCGCCTGATCCGGGGGTTTGTGACGCACGGCCTGGGCGTCACCGGCCTGCCGATCCGCTTCAACTGCCCGGCGGAACTGGTTGTTTTCGATCTGGAGCCGGAAAGTGCCGGTGACAAGGCCGCCAAAGCGCAGCAGACCGCCCCGCCCGCGCCGTAA
- the tnpC gene encoding IS66 family transposase, whose translation MRELEAQVAQLLGRLRDLEARLAQDSTTSSQPPSKDKPWVPKSERQKTGRSSGAQRGHVGKTLKMAEHVDEVVSLPLTGYCACGHAWESVSAQGHVARQVMDLPELRLQVTEYRADVKVCPGCRHRQHASFPDDVPGRVQYGSRVHGLAVSLNAAHFIPLERTTEILEALCGAHPSEGTIVLNLQLAADRLIDFETQLKAALLNQPVLHADETGSKVNGKLQWMHVVSCAQLTLDGQHSQRGFAALEAMNVLPQFKGILMHDAWSTSFKLSAKHALCGAHLLRELRGLAEHHAQVWAGELRDALRLVYHQQKDGTITPDLVIAFEQQFDALLDAGLKANPPAPPVPGRRGRTKQTPGRNLALRCQQHREAVLRFLHDEGVPFDNNQAERDIRPWCVKRKVSGGFRSKEGGQHFARIRSDISTLHKQGLNVWHGLVSVFRSEIIMPSFCC comes from the coding sequence ATTCGTGAACTCGAAGCGCAGGTGGCTCAGTTGCTCGGACGGCTCCGGGACCTCGAGGCCCGGTTGGCACAGGACAGCACGACGTCCAGTCAACCACCGAGCAAAGACAAGCCGTGGGTACCCAAGAGTGAGCGCCAGAAGACCGGCCGGTCTTCTGGCGCTCAACGTGGTCATGTCGGTAAGACCCTCAAGATGGCGGAGCACGTGGATGAGGTCGTCTCCTTACCGTTGACCGGATATTGCGCCTGTGGACACGCGTGGGAGAGCGTCAGTGCCCAAGGGCACGTAGCACGGCAGGTCATGGACCTGCCAGAGCTGCGTTTGCAGGTGACCGAGTACCGCGCGGACGTCAAGGTCTGCCCAGGGTGTCGGCACCGCCAGCACGCATCCTTCCCTGACGACGTTCCCGGCCGGGTTCAGTACGGGTCTCGGGTTCATGGGCTGGCGGTCTCCCTGAATGCGGCACACTTCATACCGCTGGAACGCACCACGGAGATCCTCGAAGCGTTGTGTGGAGCGCATCCCAGTGAAGGCACCATTGTCCTGAACCTCCAATTGGCTGCTGACCGCCTCATCGACTTCGAGACACAGCTCAAAGCCGCGCTGCTCAATCAACCCGTCCTGCACGCCGATGAGACCGGCAGCAAGGTCAACGGCAAGCTGCAGTGGATGCATGTCGTGAGCTGCGCGCAGCTCACCCTGGATGGCCAGCATTCCCAGCGGGGCTTCGCCGCGCTGGAAGCCATGAATGTCCTGCCGCAGTTCAAGGGCATCCTGATGCACGACGCCTGGAGCACGTCTTTCAAGCTCTCCGCGAAACACGCACTCTGCGGGGCACACCTGCTGCGCGAACTGCGTGGCCTCGCCGAGCATCACGCTCAAGTATGGGCGGGAGAGCTGCGAGACGCGCTGCGCCTGGTGTACCACCAGCAGAAGGATGGGACGATCACTCCCGACCTCGTGATCGCCTTCGAACAGCAGTTCGATGCCCTGCTGGACGCTGGACTGAAGGCCAATCCTCCAGCACCTCCGGTCCCTGGGAGACGAGGCCGAACGAAACAGACACCAGGCCGCAACCTGGCCCTGAGGTGCCAGCAGCACCGCGAGGCGGTGCTGCGCTTCCTCCACGACGAAGGTGTGCCTTTTGACAACAATCAGGCCGAACGGGACATCAGGCCGTGGTGCGTTAAACGCAAGGTCTCTGGGGGCTTCCGATCCAAGGAGGGCGGCCAGCACTTCGCCCGTATCCGGAGTGACATCTCGACGCTCCACAAGCAGGGATTGAACGTCTGGCATGGCCTCGTCAGCGTGTTTCGCAGTGAAATCATTATGCCTAGTTTTTGCTGCTGA
- a CDS encoding acyl-CoA dehydrogenase family protein, which produces MTTLPYDLTDDQRTILSALTSFLKKEVAPGAAERDQTSEFPMQIVKTLGEMGIMGAQTPEQYGGSGLDTATFALIIEEIAAYDGSLCLTVASHNSLCQGHILIGGTEAQKQKFLPDLAVAGKLGAWGLTEPGSGSDSAGLATRAAEQEDGSWILNGSKNFITQGSVAGTYVILARTDAPRPGKGKNDGISAFVFNRDEVEGFSVGRKEDKLGLRSSDTAQLIFENIHLSADALLGTRGQAFKDVMKVLDGGRIGIGSMGLGLGRAALEFATRYGMEREQFGKPVALNQALSFRLADIDTELEAARLLIRKAADLKDAGRDFTVAAARAKLFATEKGLAACDSAIQMLGGYGYIKEYPVERFWRDNRLTTIGEGTSEVQRMIISRALTARFAKETALA; this is translated from the coding sequence ATGACCACCCTTCCCTACGACCTGACCGACGACCAGCGCACCATTCTCAGCGCCCTCACCAGCTTCCTGAAAAAGGAAGTCGCTCCCGGTGCCGCCGAGCGCGACCAGACCAGCGAATTTCCCATGCAGATCGTCAAAACGTTGGGTGAAATGGGCATCATGGGTGCCCAGACGCCGGAGCAGTATGGCGGCTCGGGCCTGGATACCGCCACCTTTGCCCTGATCATCGAGGAAATCGCCGCTTACGACGGCTCGCTGTGCCTGACCGTTGCCTCGCACAACTCGCTGTGCCAGGGTCACATCCTGATCGGCGGCACTGAGGCGCAAAAGCAGAAATTCCTGCCCGACCTCGCCGTCGCCGGGAAGCTGGGAGCCTGGGGCCTGACCGAACCTGGCAGCGGCTCCGACAGTGCCGGACTCGCCACCCGCGCCGCCGAGCAGGAAGATGGCAGTTGGATCCTCAACGGCTCCAAGAACTTCATCACCCAGGGCAGCGTGGCCGGAACCTACGTCATCCTGGCCCGCACCGACGCGCCGCGCCCCGGCAAGGGCAAGAACGACGGCATCAGCGCCTTCGTCTTCAACCGTGACGAGGTGGAGGGCTTCAGCGTGGGCCGCAAGGAAGACAAATTGGGACTTAGGAGCAGTGACACGGCCCAGCTGATCTTCGAGAACATTCACCTGAGCGCCGATGCCCTGCTGGGCACCCGTGGTCAGGCCTTCAAGGACGTCATGAAGGTGCTCGACGGCGGGCGCATCGGCATCGGCTCGATGGGGCTGGGGCTGGGCCGCGCCGCGCTGGAGTTTGCCACCAGGTACGGCATGGAGCGTGAGCAGTTCGGCAAGCCGGTGGCCCTCAATCAAGCGCTCAGCTTCCGGCTGGCCGACATCGACACCGAGCTGGAAGCCGCCCGCTTACTCATTCGCAAGGCCGCCGACCTCAAAGACGCCGGGCGTGACTTCACGGTGGCGGCGGCGCGGGCCAAGCTGTTTGCCACCGAGAAGGGGCTGGCCGCCTGCGACAGCGCCATTCAGATGCTGGGCGGCTACGGCTACATCAAGGAGTACCCGGTCGAGCGCTTTTGGCGCGACAACCGTCTGACCACCATCGGCGAGGGCACCAGCGAGGTGCAGCGCATGATCATCAGCCGGGCACTGACGGCCCGCTTTGCCAAGGAGACGGCGCTGGCCTGA
- a CDS encoding acetate--CoA ligase — protein sequence MTTDPSLLTQPLIPPSDALKRQAPVTPQEAERLKALPPTEYWAEVASELDWDERWTNILDGELGDFRYFVGAKGNVSVNCLDRHAEKTPNKVALHYEREDGLTETWTYQRLTTETARFAAVLQDMGVQKGDRVSLLLSNIPEAFIAIHACYRIGAIYSVIFAGFSAAAVHDRLEDAQPRVVIVADGTLRRGKVVALKPVLDEARRGIDSIKHVVVINRLNLETDRQPDEHDWATLMTRTRRLAAPVMLEANDPGFIIYTSGTTSKPKGLVHSGLGFLVGTYANVKWSLNLRPEDSYWCTADVGWLVVPIFSLVGGMANGVTQVLYEGSIDTPTPSRPYELVEKYGVNKIFTAPTALRMLRRAGQTALDGHDLNKVELISLVGEPLDPETWHWTAETFGAFVNNTYGQTETGTAWSSAIVGATATKAGSCGEALPGYRAEVVDENGQPVKAGQLGFLTLTEPFPCLARGVWGSPQRYHETYFSEFPGRYASADAAMFDEDGQLWVTGRVDDVMNVSGHRIGTMELEAALITHPAVSEAAVVAQSDELRGAVPVAFVVPRSGAGEGANLSAELAEAIVMGVGKYARPAAVYVVPTLPRTRSGKIMRRLLRDLLEHGEVRGDMSSLENPDALEVVLGYIQSSS from the coding sequence ATGACCACTGATCCCTCTCTCCTTACCCAGCCCCTGATTCCGCCCAGTGACGCCCTCAAGCGCCAGGCTCCTGTGACGCCTCAGGAAGCTGAGCGCCTCAAGGCCCTGCCACCCACCGAATACTGGGCTGAGGTGGCCTCCGAACTCGACTGGGACGAGCGCTGGACCAACATTCTGGACGGCGAGCTGGGCGACTTCCGCTACTTCGTGGGCGCGAAGGGCAATGTCAGCGTCAACTGTCTGGACCGTCACGCCGAGAAAACGCCGAATAAGGTGGCCCTGCACTACGAGCGCGAGGACGGCTTGACCGAAACCTGGACCTATCAGCGCCTCACCACCGAGACGGCCCGCTTTGCCGCCGTGCTGCAAGACATGGGCGTGCAGAAGGGTGACCGGGTGTCGCTGCTGCTCTCCAACATTCCCGAAGCGTTCATCGCCATTCATGCCTGCTACCGCATCGGCGCGATCTACTCGGTGATCTTCGCGGGTTTCTCGGCGGCGGCGGTGCATGACCGCCTGGAAGACGCCCAGCCCAGAGTGGTCATCGTCGCGGACGGCACCTTGCGGCGCGGCAAAGTGGTCGCCCTCAAGCCTGTGCTGGACGAAGCGCGGCGCGGCATCGACAGCATCAAACACGTGGTCGTCATCAACCGGCTGAACTTAGAGACCGATAGGCAGCCGGATGAACACGATTGGGCCACCCTGATGACCCGTACCCGCCGCCTAGCTGCCCCGGTGATGCTGGAGGCCAACGACCCCGGCTTCATCATCTACACCTCCGGCACGACCAGCAAACCCAAGGGGCTGGTGCATTCGGGCCTCGGCTTTCTGGTCGGCACCTACGCCAACGTCAAATGGTCGCTCAACCTGCGCCCCGAGGACAGTTACTGGTGTACGGCGGATGTGGGCTGGCTGGTGGTGCCGATCTTCTCGCTGGTGGGCGGGATGGCCAACGGCGTCACGCAGGTGCTCTACGAGGGCAGCATCGACACGCCCACGCCCAGCCGCCCGTATGAGCTGGTCGAGAAGTACGGTGTCAACAAGATCTTCACCGCGCCCACCGCCCTGCGGATGCTGCGCCGCGCCGGGCAGACTGCGCTTGACGGCCACGATCTCAATAAGGTGGAACTCATCTCGCTGGTGGGCGAGCCGCTCGACCCCGAAACCTGGCACTGGACGGCGGAGACCTTCGGGGCCTTCGTCAACAACACCTACGGTCAGACCGAGACCGGCACCGCCTGGTCGTCGGCCATTGTCGGCGCGACCGCCACCAAAGCCGGGTCGTGCGGCGAGGCACTGCCCGGTTACCGCGCCGAGGTCGTCGACGAAAACGGCCAGCCGGTGAAGGCCGGTCAACTCGGCTTTCTGACGCTGACTGAGCCGTTTCCCTGTCTGGCGAGAGGCGTCTGGGGCAGTCCGCAGCGCTACCATGAAACCTATTTCAGCGAGTTTCCGGGCCGCTACGCCAGCGCCGACGCCGCCATGTTTGACGAGGACGGGCAACTCTGGGTCACGGGCCGGGTGGACGATGTGATGAACGTGTCGGGCCACCGCATCGGCACGATGGAGCTGGAAGCCGCCCTGATCACCCACCCGGCGGTCAGCGAGGCGGCGGTTGTCGCCCAGTCCGACGAGTTGCGCGGCGCGGTGCCGGTGGCCTTCGTGGTGCCCAGGAGTGGAGCAGGCGAGGGCGCGAATCTCAGTGCCGAGCTGGCCGAGGCCATCGTGATGGGTGTGGGCAAATACGCCCGCCCCGCCGCCGTCTACGTGGTGCCGACCTTGCCCCGCACCCGCAGCGGCAAGATCATGCGCCGCCTCTTGCGTGACCTGCTGGAACACGGCGAAGTGCGCGGCGACATGAGCAGCCTGGAGAACCCCGACGCGCTGGAGGTGGTGCTTGGGTATATCCAGAGTTCCAGTTAG
- a CDS encoding TetR/AcrR family transcriptional regulator, with the protein MKVQQKVEARRREIYAAAAELFSTQGYRAASMRELAAALGLSKATLYHYVQSKEELLTLLYTEVIAENTAIMQAVIDLGLSAAETLREVLVQRVIYTTTHQRLLRVFYEEELELPPAVSSPMRQERGHYEQILLGVVQRGLVEGALASPVSAQMTVNILLGAVNWTYRWYKPGGPLSPRQFAEGVAGTVLGGVLSPHWASGAPSHPDPLP; encoded by the coding sequence GTGAAGGTGCAGCAAAAGGTGGAGGCCCGCCGCCGCGAGATCTACGCTGCCGCCGCCGAACTGTTCAGCACGCAGGGCTACCGCGCCGCGTCCATGCGCGAACTGGCCGCCGCACTGGGCCTCAGCAAGGCCACTCTCTACCACTATGTCCAGAGCAAGGAAGAACTCCTGACCCTCCTTTACACCGAAGTGATCGCTGAAAACACCGCCATCATGCAGGCAGTGATCGACCTCGGCCTCAGCGCCGCCGAGACACTGCGCGAGGTTCTGGTGCAGCGGGTCATCTACACCACTACCCACCAGCGCCTGCTACGGGTCTTTTATGAAGAAGAACTGGAATTGCCTCCTGCTGTCAGCAGCCCGATGCGCCAGGAGAGGGGGCACTACGAACAGATTTTGCTCGGCGTGGTGCAGCGCGGACTCGTTGAGGGCGCACTGGCCTCGCCGGTTTCGGCCCAGATGACGGTGAATATCCTGCTGGGGGCCGTCAACTGGACGTACCGCTGGTACAAGCCGGGCGGGCCGCTCTCGCCGCGCCAGTTTGCCGAGGGGGTGGCGGGGACGGTGCTGGGGGGCGTCCTGTCTCCCCACTGGGCCTCAGGCGCGCCTTCTCACCCTGATCCTTTACCCTGA
- a CDS encoding HpcH/HpaI aldolase/citrate lyase family protein — protein sequence MSSPPRLRFRSALFAPGNQLGVLQKLPRSRPDLAILDLEDAVPDNPDAKQQARNVAMEAQTWLSVHHPEQAVYLRLNAVHSPYFVGDLAALTPTLVGVVLPKLERVAELEEAVAQFKARGLKHLQIMAGLETVAGVENAAELLQGPGKGAVTSVYFGAEDYVADLGGVRTEAGLEVLYPRSRVAMLARLAGVAAFDIVVTKLRDDDAFFQDAQLGRSLGYGGKLCIHPAQVALAHEVFSPSPEEIKRAWALLAAYEEGQQEGRGVIAFEGQMVDAPMLVRARAVLASAEVEA from the coding sequence ATGAGTTCGCCCCCCCGTCTACGCTTCAGAAGTGCCCTGTTTGCTCCCGGTAACCAGCTCGGGGTCCTGCAAAAATTGCCACGCAGCCGCCCCGATCTGGCGATTCTGGACCTGGAAGACGCTGTGCCGGACAATCCGGACGCCAAGCAGCAGGCCAGAAACGTGGCGATGGAAGCCCAGACCTGGCTCTCGGTCCATCATCCCGAGCAGGCGGTGTATCTGCGCCTCAACGCCGTTCACTCACCTTACTTCGTAGGCGACCTGGCCGCCCTGACGCCGACGCTGGTCGGAGTCGTGCTGCCCAAACTGGAACGCGTCGCCGAGCTTGAAGAAGCGGTGGCGCAGTTTAAGGCCCGGGGCCTGAAGCACTTGCAGATTATGGCCGGACTGGAAACGGTGGCTGGAGTGGAGAACGCTGCCGAACTGCTGCAAGGCCCAGGCAAAGGTGCAGTCACCTCGGTCTATTTCGGCGCTGAGGATTACGTGGCCGATCTGGGCGGCGTGCGGACGGAGGCGGGCCTGGAAGTGCTGTATCCGCGCTCGCGGGTGGCAATGCTTGCCCGGCTGGCGGGGGTAGCAGCCTTCGACATCGTGGTCACCAAGTTGCGCGACGACGACGCCTTCTTTCAGGACGCCCAACTGGGCCGCTCGCTCGGCTACGGCGGCAAGCTGTGCATTCATCCAGCTCAGGTGGCGCTGGCGCATGAAGTGTTCAGCCCCTCGCCGGAGGAGATTAAGCGGGCCTGGGCGCTGCTGGCCGCTTATGAGGAAGGGCAGCAGGAGGGGCGCGGCGTGATTGCCTTCGAGGGCCAGATGGTGGATGCGCCGATGCTCGTTCGGGCCAGAGCGGTCTTGGCGAGCGCGGAAGTGGAGGCGTGA